The DNA window GCGCGCGACACGCTCGTCCCTCTGGCGCACGCCGAGACGCACCTGGGTGCTGCTCGGCTCCAGGGCGAGCTCACCCGGACCTCGTACCAGCTGCGCGTCTTCGCTCGGGAGATCCGCGACGGCGGATACCTCGAAGCGACCATCGACCACGCCGCCCAGACCCCGATGGGCCCCACGCCGGACCTCCGGCGCATGCTCGTCCCCCTCGGCGCAGTGGCCGTGTACAGCGCGAGCAACTTCCCCTTCGCGTTCTCCGTCCTCGGTGGTGACACCGCCTCTGCTCTCGCCGCGGGGAACGCCGTCGTCGTCAAAGTGCACCCCGGGCACCCCCGGACGTCCCGTGCCGTGTCTCGGATCGCAGAGCAGGTCTTCTCCGCCCAGGATGCTCCTGCCGATCTGCTGACCTTCGTCGAAGGTTTCGAGGACGGCGTCGCCCTCGTGCGGCATCCCCTGATCCGGGCCGCTGGTTTCACCGGCTCCCTCGGAGGCGGTCGAGCGCTTGCCGACGCCGCGGCGGCGCGCCCGGATCCGATCCCCTTCTATGGCGAGCTCGCCAGCCTGAACCCTGTGCTGGTCACGCCGCGGGCAGCAGCCACCAGGGCCGAGGAGTTCGGGACCGGGCTGGCCGGCTCGATCCTCCAGGGCGGGGGCCAGTTCTGCACCAAACCCGGGCTGATCATGGTCCCCACCGGTGACGCCGGGGACCGACTCGTCGCGTCGATCGGCTCGGTGATCGCCTCGGCCGCCGCGAAGCCTGCGCTCACGTCGGCCATGGCGGCGAGCTATTCAGCAGGAGCAGCTGACCGCGCAGCGTTGGCCGAGGTGCGGGCGAGAGGCAGGGACTCGACCGCGGACGACCAGACCCGACCCCTGCTGCTCGAGACGTCGGCGACCGCACTGTCCCCGGCTCTGCTCGAGGAGTGCTTCGGGCCGCTCGCCGTCGTGGTGCGCTACGGCTCTGCCGAGGAGGCGATGACCGTCGTCGACATGCTGGACGGCTCCCTCACCGCGACCATGCTGACCGCCGAGGACCGCGACGACCAGCTCGGCGACGTGCTCGCCGCCCTCACCGAGAAGGTCGGGCGTGTTCTCTTCAACGGCTATCCGACCGGTGTCGCCGTCAACCATGCCCAGCACCACGGCGGACCGTGGCCGGCGACGAACACCGTCCACACCTCGGTGGGCGTCACCGCGATCCGTCGTTTCCTCCGCCCCATCGCCTGGCAGGACGCGCCCCAGGAGGTGCTCCCCATCGAGCTCCGCGAGGAGTCGACCGATGTTCCTCGGCGCGTGGACGGGAGCTACGTGCTCGCGGCGCAGCACGTACACGTGCTGGGAGCCGACGGCGAGGACGAGCGAGAGGCCGGCAGCACCTGACCTTCTCGGCCGTGAGCCCGCGGCCGACGCTGCTCGAGCAGCAGCGCGGACAGTGCCTGCTGGTTCTGGCAGGTGGCGACGACCCCGTCGGCCCTGCTCAGGGTGCTCACGGACGCGGGGCTCGAGACCGCCCGGGAGGCGCTGCTCCCAGGATGAAGCGGGGCCTCACCGCAGCTCCTTGCGCAGGAGGAGCTCCGCGGGCTCGTCCGGGAGCAGCAGGACCCCCGCATCGGCGTAGCCGCGGCGGCGGTAGAAGTGCTGGGCGGCCTCGTCGGACCGGGTCGAGGTGAGCACCGCGTCGTGGCCGTCGGCCCGCGCACGCGCCTCCCAGTCCTCGACCAGACTGCCGCCCAGTCCACGGCCTCTGGCGGGCACGAGCACGAACAACATGTTCATGAACGGGATCTCGTCCCAGAAGAACCCCCATCGGAGCCATCCGAGGATCCCCTCTCGCCCGTCGACGACGAGCACCTGCCCGGCCGCGATCGAGGCCGCGAGCCTCTCCGGGCGAAGGTGCCGGTCACGGGCGGCGAGGACGTCGAGGTCCGACGACGTGGCGAGGCGGAGGGCGGGGGCGTGCGGCATGGCGCGATCCTGGCACATGGCCCGTGGTCACCAGCGTCGTGCGGCCCGGGACAGCGCTCGGCGCAACCGCTCGACCGCGTCGTGCATCTCTGCGGTGCCGACGTCCTGGAAAGAGCCCATGCCGCCGCGGAACAGGGCCTGTGATCCCCGCGCCGCCTCCCGGAGGGTGGCGCGGTCCGTGATGTCCGAGTACTTGTCCGCGAGGTGGCGCGCCACGGTGCCGCGAGCAGCGTCGCGCTCCGCCCGTGCGGTGCCGGCCAGCTGATCGACGGCACCTCTGATCTCGAGGAGTAGTTGCTCCGTATCTGCCATGGAGCCATGGTCCCATCGGAGCGACCAGGGCTCGTGCGGTGCGCCGCGGGTCAGCCCTCGTGCGCGCAGCCGTCCGGCGCGGGCTCGCGACGGGCCGACGGCCGCTCAGAAGAACGTCTCCACCGCCTCCGTCACGATCCCGCCGGCGTCGACGACGGGGATCAGGCGCCATTTGTCGAAGGCGGTGCACGGGTGGGAGAGGCCGAGCGTCACCACGTCGCCGATCGCGACCGGGGCCTCCCCCTCCCAGCGCAGGAAGGTGTGCTGGTCGTTCAGCGCCGTCACCTCCGCGCGGAGCGGCCGCTCCGTCCCGCCGAGGGAGTCGGCGACCGCGAGCGGCACGGGCAGGCCCTCGTCGAAGGGAACGTCGCGCTTGCCGGCATCGAGCAGGGCGAGGCCCGGCTCGGGCTGTGAGACCACCCGGGCGTAGGCGCGCATCGCGGGCAGCAGCGCCTCGGCCTCGGGCAGGCCGCGGTCGCGGTCCAGGGGCGAGATGCCCCGGTAGAAGCCGCTGTCGTGGACGATGTACGCCCCCGAGCGCAGCACCCCGCGAGTGCCGGGCACCCCCGCGATCGCGGCGGCGACGAGATCGGGGTAGGCGCTGCCCCCGGCGGTGATCCAGACGGTGCCGCCGACCAGATCCCGCACGCCCGCCCCGAGCGCGGCGAGGCGCTCGCAGTACTCGCGCACCGTCTCGAGCGCGGCCTCGCTGCGGTCGTGGCCGAGCGCGCCCTCGTAGCCGCTCACCCCGCGCAGCGTGAGCACGGGCGAGGCGGCGAGGCGCTCGGCGATCGCGAGGGCCTCGACCTCGGTGCGGGCACCGGTGCGCCCGCCCTCGGCCCCGAGCTCCACGAGCACGCCGAGGCGGGAGCCCTCCGGCAGCGCCTGCTCCATGAGGTCCACGGCGGCCAGGGAGTCGGCCCAGCACACGAGCTCCTGCGCGGGACGCTCCGCGAGCCAGGCGTCCAGGCGCCGCAGCAGAACGGGGTCCACGCACATGTTCGCGATCTGCACCGTGGGGATCCCGGCGCGCAGCGCCACGTCGGCCTGCCAGCCGGTGGCGACCGTGATGCCCGTGGCGCCCGCGTCGAGCTGGCGGTGCCACAGCACCGGGGCCATGGTGGTCTTCCCGTGGGGCATCAGCTCGAGGCCGCGCTCGGCGACCCAGTTGGCCATGACCTGGAGGTTGTGTGCCATCCCGGGGCCGTCGAGCACCAGCAGCGGGGTGGAGAAGCTCGCTAGCGGCTCCTCCAGCGCGGTGACGTCGCGGCCGACGAGCCCGGCGGGGAAGGACTTGTCCTCGGCGGTGACAGCGCGGGCGGTGGCAGCACGGGCGGCGACAGCACGGGGGCTCATCGGGCGATCACCTCGGCGAGGCGGGCGATCTCGGCGGGGTCCTCGAGCGCGCTGCCCACGGCCACCACGCGCACGCCGGCGTCGAGGAACTCGGCCGCGTTGCGGGCGTTCATCCCGCCGGTCGCGACGAAGCGCGTCTGCGGGAACGGACCGGCCATGGCGGGGAACCAGCCGGCCCCCAGCAGCGAGGCCGGGAAGGCCTTCAGCCAGCGCAGGCCCGCGACGTGGGCGTGCTGCACCTCGGTGGCGGAGGCGACGCCGGGCAGGGAGGCGAGCCCGGCCTCCTCGCTCGCGCGGACCACCGCGAGGTCCAGCCCGGGGCTGACGGTGAAGGCGGCGCCGGCGGAGGCGGCGACCTCCACGGTGGCAGCGTCCAGCACGGTGCCGGCGCCGACCTGCTTGCCGCGCTCGCGCCCGGCGGCGACGACGGCGGCGAGCGCCTCGGCATCGACGTCGGTCTGCAGCGGGAGCTCGACGGCGTCGATGCCGAGGTCCCAGGCGGTCGTCGCGAGCTCCAGGCTGCGCTCCACGCCCATGCCGCGAAGGATCGCCATCAGGGGCGAGGCGGCGAAGGCGGCGTCGAAGTAGGCGGCGCTGTCGGTGTGTTCAGGACTGTCGGCGCGCTGCGGGCTGTCGGTGCGGTGGGCGCTCATGAGCGGGCCTCTCCTGCGCGGGGTGCGCGGTCGGTGGGGGACGTGCTGGGCGAGGGGATGTCCTGGGTGCTGGAGAGCGCGTGGGCGGCGCGGGCGTGGCCGCGCGCCAGGCGCCCGGCGGC is part of the Brachybacterium ginsengisoli genome and encodes:
- a CDS encoding aldehyde dehydrogenase (NADP(+)); the protein is MDVTPQHTDSPAREAEGPDGLEAAVRRTALAATAYRGWSRGRRAELLDALADAIDGARDTLVPLAHAETHLGAARLQGELTRTSYQLRVFAREIRDGGYLEATIDHAAQTPMGPTPDLRRMLVPLGAVAVYSASNFPFAFSVLGGDTASALAAGNAVVVKVHPGHPRTSRAVSRIAEQVFSAQDAPADLLTFVEGFEDGVALVRHPLIRAAGFTGSLGGGRALADAAAARPDPIPFYGELASLNPVLVTPRAAATRAEEFGTGLAGSILQGGGQFCTKPGLIMVPTGDAGDRLVASIGSVIASAAAKPALTSAMAASYSAGAADRAALAEVRARGRDSTADDQTRPLLLETSATALSPALLEECFGPLAVVVRYGSAEEAMTVVDMLDGSLTATMLTAEDRDDQLGDVLAALTEKVGRVLFNGYPTGVAVNHAQHHGGPWPATNTVHTSVGVTAIRRFLRPIAWQDAPQEVLPIELREESTDVPRRVDGSYVLAAQHVHVLGADGEDEREAGST
- a CDS encoding bifunctional 4-hydroxy-2-oxoglutarate aldolase/2-dehydro-3-deoxy-phosphogluconate aldolase — encoded protein: MSAHRTDSPQRADSPEHTDSAAYFDAAFAASPLMAILRGMGVERSLELATTAWDLGIDAVELPLQTDVDAEALAAVVAAGRERGKQVGAGTVLDAATVEVAASAGAAFTVSPGLDLAVVRASEEAGLASLPGVASATEVQHAHVAGLRWLKAFPASLLGAGWFPAMAGPFPQTRFVATGGMNARNAAEFLDAGVRVVAVGSALEDPAEIARLAEVIAR
- a CDS encoding GNAT family N-acetyltransferase, which gives rise to MPHAPALRLATSSDLDVLAARDRHLRPERLAASIAAGQVLVVDGREGILGWLRWGFFWDEIPFMNMLFVLVPARGRGLGGSLVEDWEARARADGHDAVLTSTRSDEAAQHFYRRRGYADAGVLLLPDEPAELLLRKELR
- a CDS encoding alanine racemase; amino-acid sequence: MSPRAVAARAATARAVTAEDKSFPAGLVGRDVTALEEPLASFSTPLLVLDGPGMAHNLQVMANWVAERGLELMPHGKTTMAPVLWHRQLDAGATGITVATGWQADVALRAGIPTVQIANMCVDPVLLRRLDAWLAERPAQELVCWADSLAAVDLMEQALPEGSRLGVLVELGAEGGRTGARTEVEALAIAERLAASPVLTLRGVSGYEGALGHDRSEAALETVREYCERLAALGAGVRDLVGGTVWITAGGSAYPDLVAAAIAGVPGTRGVLRSGAYIVHDSGFYRGISPLDRDRGLPEAEALLPAMRAYARVVSQPEPGLALLDAGKRDVPFDEGLPVPLAVADSLGGTERPLRAEVTALNDQHTFLRWEGEAPVAIGDVVTLGLSHPCTAFDKWRLIPVVDAGGIVTEAVETFF